Proteins from one Dromiciops gliroides isolate mDroGli1 chromosome 6, mDroGli1.pri, whole genome shotgun sequence genomic window:
- the DRAP1 gene encoding dr1-associated corepressor, which produces MPSKKKKYNARFPPARIKKIMQTDEEIGKVAAAVPVIISRALELFLESLLKKACQVTQSRNAKTMTTSHLKQCIELEQRFDFLKDLVAAVPDMQGDGEDNHLDGEKGTRRGRKPGSSRKNGGAGGKGKDKKQSGTDSEQEDDSEDTETDGEEEMPQAPPQSSRPTTQLQSPPAPFLPFPSSLPLPPAPPGPTAAEEEEEDYDS; this is translated from the exons ATGCCGAGCAAGAAGAAGAAATACAACGCGCGCTTCCCGCCG gccagaATCAAGAAGATCATGCAGACGGACGAGGAGATTGGCAAGGTGGCAGCCGCGGTACCTGTAATCATCT CCCGGGCATTAGAACTGTTTTTGGAATCGCTGCTCAAGAAAGCCTGTCAAGTGACCCAATCTCGCAATGCCAAGACCATGACCACCTCCCACCT GAAGCAGTGCATTGAGTTGGAGCAGCGGTTTGATTTCTTGAAGGACCTGGTGGCAGCGGTGCCGGACATGCAAGGGGATGGAGAAGACAATCACCtggatggagagaaaggaacCCGAAG GGGCCGGAAGCCTGGGAGCAGCCGGAAAAATGGTGGTgctgggggaaaagggaaagataagAAGCAGTCTGGGACCGACTCGGAGCAGGAG GATGATTctgaagacacagagacagatggggaggaagagatgCCACAGGCCCCACCCCAGTCTAGCCGGCCCACGACCCAGTTGCAGAG CCCCCCggcccctttcctccccttcccctcaagCCTGCCTCTTCCCCCAGCACCCCCCGGTCCCACGGctgctgaagaagaagaagaagattatgACTCATAG
- the C6H11orf68 gene encoding UPF0696 protein C11orf68 homolog, giving the protein MAAAVGWAERRARGGEEPRRERGPGRAGTERSERRRIELPEEEIPPGNQEDGYTAEHLAAEAMAADMDPWLVFDARSTPPCELDSWLADYPPSLVSRYGGPGAPNPKPVGWIAVYGPDFSPGAGDVQGLQGAWEALQASGRPITPAILRELALTHQVLTGKWLMHLSPGFKLDHAWAGIARAVVEGKLQVAKVSPRAQEEERQVICVYTEDFTDQEGVLKADAAIRAAGVKCPMTYKPDVYTYLGIYRANRWHLCPTLYESSYHLESDPHCSRVLDRLNNTALT; this is encoded by the exons ATGGCGGCGGCCGTAGGGTGGGCGGAGCGGAGGGCCCGCGGCGGAGAGGAGCCCCGGAGAGAGCGGGGGCCAGGTCGGGCTGGCACGGAGAGGAGCGAGAGGCGAAG GATCGAGCTGCCAGAGGAAGAGATCCCTCCGGGGAACCAAGAGGATGGCTACACGGCTGAGCACCTGGCTGCTGAGGCCATGGCAGCGGACATGGACCCCTGGTTGGTCTTCGATGCTCGCAGCACCCCACCCTGTGAGCTGGACTCCTGGCTGGCCGACTATCCTCCTTCCCTCGTCTCTCGCTACGGGGGACCCGGTGCCCCCAATCCCAAGCCTGTGGGCTGGATCGCCGTCTACGGGCCTGATTTCTCCCCTGGAGCTGGGGACGTCCAGGGACTGCAGGGGGCGTGGGAAGCCCTGCAGGCCAGCGGGCGCCCCATTACGCCTGCTATCCTGCGGGAACTGGCCCTCACTCACCAGGTCCTGACGGGCAAGTGGCTGATGCACCTGAGCCCTGGCTTCAAGCTGGACCATGCGTGGGCCGGCATTGCCCGGGCTGTGGTGGAGGGGAAGCTACAAGTGGCCAAAGTGAGTCCCCGGGCCCAGGAAGAGGAGCGGCAGGTCATCTGCGTCTACACGGAGGACTTTACCGACCAGGAGGGAGTGCTGAAGGCTGACGCCGCCATCCGGGCAGCAGGGGTCAAGTGCCCAATGACCTACAAACCCGATGTCTACACCTACCTAGGAATCTACCGAGCTAACCGCTGGCACCTGTGCCCCACCCTCTACGAGAGCAGCTACCACCTTGAGAGCGACCCCCATTGCTCCCGAGTCCTGGACCGCCTCAACAACACGGCGCTGACTTAG